In Paramisgurnus dabryanus chromosome 14, PD_genome_1.1, whole genome shotgun sequence, one genomic interval encodes:
- the slc45a1 gene encoding proton-associated sugar transporter A isoform X2, producing the protein MSSGMGTPSDPLLSSPVGGKFGTVQDSTWRPTLSKTSSFPSSTTRHLSHRANNFQRHPKRRKLIRPSPPPPPNTPCPLEQLDLSELPPRRAFHELLFNGCILFGIEFSYAMETAYVTPVLLQMGLPDQFYSLVWFISPILGFLLQPFLGAWSDRCTSRFGRRRPFIFALAIGALLGLTLVLNGRDIGSAVADTTIDHKWGIVLTVCGVVLMDFSADSADNPSHAYMMDVCSPEDQDRGLNIHALLAGLGGGFGYIVGGINWDQTEFGRSMGGQLRVIYLFTSITLVAATAMTLTSIPERTLPQSQPQTRSARNLKSPNLPLPLSPPPPPGAVLDDEDEEDALFSSQFSNRPYQDPLGRSSSANARLYAGLTSPISPLSPLTPKYGSFISRDNSLTGINEFASSFGTSYIDRVLIECYTGQQTPQPLESGAVALPLPPGNTPPPQGVSRSSETLGTNDVVQQNKLSQPNGEMLAIQELPANEQKQPNEDQLVEVQQGASGLQRGSSLGILKRPQSLALMEDPLIDPSNGLDNGRRRTVTFSQQVANILLNGMRYESDLSSSSETADSQMSIKLLCTAIYRMPPCLRSLCTNHFLGWLSFEGMLLFYTDFMGEVVFGGDPKAPHDSEAYQRYNAGVSMGCWGMCIYAFSAAFYSAILEKLEERFSLRSLYFFAYLAFGLGTGLATLSTNLYVVLSLCVTYGVLFSSLCTLPYSLLCDYYQSPQFCGSSEDGTRRGMGVDISLLSCQYFLAQILVSVAMGPLTSLVGGAQGVMYFSSLMSFVGCLYSSLCVVYQLPPPEGRTDVEAGV; encoded by the exons ATGTCTTCTGGAATGGGCACCCCGAGCGACCCCTTGTTGTCCAGCCCTGTAGGAGGGAAGTTTGGGACCGTTCAGGATAGCACTTGGAGACCTACATTATCTAAGACGTCCAGTTTTCCATCATCCACTACACGGCACCTCAGTCACAGAGCGAACAATTTTCAGAGGCACCCCAAACGAAGGAAACTTATCCGACCGTCTCCGCCTCCACCTCCGAACACTCCGTGTCCTCTGGAACAGCTGGACTTGAGCGAGCTGCCTCCAAGACGCGCTTTCCATGAACTTCTCTTCAATGGCTGTATTTTGTTCGGTATTGAGTTCAGCTACGCTATGGAGACGGCGTATGTCACACCTGTACTTTTACAGATGGGCTTGCCCGATCAGTTTTACAGTCTTGTTTGGTTTATCAGTCCAATTTTAG GATTTCTGCTTCAGCCATTCCTTGGAGCTTGGAGCGATCGATGTACATCTCGGTTTGGTCGCAGGAGACCTTTTATCTTTGCCTTGGCGATAG GAGCTCTGCTGGGTCTCACACTGGTACTGAATGGACGGGACATTGGATCGGCTGTGGCGGACACCACCATCGATCACAAGTGGGGCATCGTGCTGACGGTGTGCGGCGTGGTTCTGATGGACTTTAGTGCTGATTCGGCTGACAACCCCAGTCATGCGTACATGATGGATGTGTGTAGCCCGGAGGACCAAGACAGAGGCTTGAATATACATGCTCTACTTGCAG GTCTTGGAGGCGGGTTCGGCTACATCGTGGGTGGCATTAACTGGGACCAAACTGAGTTCGGAAGGTCGATGGGTGGCCAGCTCCGGGTCATATACCTGTTCACCAGCATCACCCTTGTCGCCGCCACGGCTATGACCCTCACGAGTATTCCTGAGCGGACTCTACCGCAATCTCAGCCTCAAACGAGAAGCGCCCGAAACCTCAAGAGCCCCAACCTTCCCTTACCTCTGTCCCCGCCCCCACCTCCTGGAGCAGTCTTGGATGATGAAGATGAAGAGGATGCACTATTCAGCAGCCAGTTCTCCAACCGTCCTTACCAGGATCCTTTGGGCCGTTCGAGCAGTGCCAACGCGCGCCTCTATGCGGGTCTCACCAGCCCCATCTCCCCCTTGAGTCCTCTCACCCCCAAATACGGCAGTTTTATCAGTCGAGACAACTCGCTCACGGGCATCAATGAGTTCGCTTCCAGTTTTGGCACCTCTTATATAGACAGAGTATTAATTGAATGTTACACTGGACAGCAGACTCCCCAGCCATTAGAATCTGGAGCAGTTGCTCTGCCTTTGCCACCAGGGAACACGCCCCCTCCCCAAGGGGTGTCCCGATCAAGTGAAACGCTTGGTACGAATGATGTTGTGCAGCAAAACAAACTCTCACAGCCTAACGGAGAGATGTTGGCAATTCAAGAGTTGCCAGCAAATGAGCAAAAGCAACCTAATGAGGACCAACTTGTCGAGGTCCAACAGGGTGCCTCAGGGTTACAGCGAGGTAGTAGCTTAGGAATACTGAAACGTCCTCAGAGTCTGGCCTTAATGGAGGACCCACTTATTGACCCAAGCAATGGGCTGGATAACGGTCGTAGACGCACCGTCACCTTCAGTCAGCAG GTGGCAAATATCTTGTTGAATGGGATGCGCTATGAGAGTGACCTCAGTAGCAGTAGTGAGACAGCAGACAGTCAAATGTCAATCAAACTGCTCTGTACCGCCATCTACAGGATGCCTCCGTGTTTACGAAGCCTGTGCACCAACCATTTCCTGG GCTGGTTATCGTTTGAGGGGATGTTGCTCTTCTACACTGACTTTATGGGTGAAGTCGTATTTGGGGGCGACCCAAAGGCCCCTCACGATTCAGAGGCATATCAGCGCTACAACGCGGGCGTCAGCATGGGCTGCTGGGGCATGTGCATCTATGCATTCAGTGCTGCGTTTTATTCAG CCATTCTCGAGAAGCTGGAGGAGAGATTCTCTCTGCGTTCGCTGTATTTTTTTGCCTACCTGGCCTTTGGATTGGGCACAGGACTGGCCACTCTCTCCACTAACCTGTATGTGGTGCTGTCTCTTTGTGTTACCTATGGGGTCCTCTTCTCTTCTCTGTGCACGCTGCCTTACTCTCTGCTCTGCGATTATTACCAGAGCCCTCAG TTCTGCGGTTCATCAGAAGACGGGACCAGGCGTGGTATGGGTGTTGACATCTCCCTGCTCAGCTGCCAGTACTTCCTGGCGCAGATCTTGGTTTCCGTGGCGATGGGTCCTTTGACATCGCTGGTGGGTGGGGCCCAGGGCGTGATGTACTTTTCGAGTCTGATGTCATTTGTGGGCTGCCTGTATTCCTCACTGTGTGTGGTGTACCAGCTGCCACCACCCGAGG
- the prxl2b gene encoding prostamide/prostaglandin F synthase encodes MSSVNLTKLAANQLKNSTSGEMVEVSSLWREQTVILFFLRRFGCQVCRWMAAEVSKLEKDLTSNGVALVGVGPEELGLKEFKDGGFLKGEIYIDEKKQCYKDLGFKRYNAINIVPAAMGKQVREIASKASAEGIHGNFSGDLLQSGGMLIVAKGGEKVLLHFVQKTPGDSASLEDITKALGISTSIQAGEKPQCNEDVCTR; translated from the exons ATGTCGTCCGTCAATTTGACTAAGTTAGCAGCTAACCAGCTGAAAAACAGCACGTCTGGAGAG ATGGTGGAGGTGAGCTCTCTGTGGCGGGAACAGACGGTGATCCTCTTCTTCCTGAGGAGGTTTGGTTGTcag GTGTGTCGATGGATGGCAGCAGAGGTCAGTAAACTAGAAAAGGACCTGACATCTAATGGTGTCGCTCTGGTTGGTGTTGGACCTGAAGAGCTGGGACTTAAGGAGTTTAAGGATGGAGGATTTTTGAAGGGAG AAATCTACATTGATGAGAAGAAACAATGCTACAAAGATTTGGGCTTTAAAAG GTACAATGCCATTAATATAGTTCCTGCTGCAATGGGAAAGCAAGTACGAGAAATCGCCTCAAAG GCTAGCGCTGAAGGAATTCACGGAAACTTTAGCGGGGATCTTCTGCAAAGCGGTGGCATGCTCATAGTCGCTAAAG GTGGAGAGAAGGTTCTGCTTCATTTTGTCCAGAAAACACCAGGAGACAGTGCATCTCTTGAGGACATCACCAAAGCTCTTGGGATTTCAACCAGTATCCAGGCTGGTGAAAAGCCACAG TGTAATGAAGATGTTTGCACCAGATAG
- the slc45a1 gene encoding proton-associated sugar transporter A isoform X1: MSSGMGTPSDPLLSSPVGGKFGTVQDSTWRPTLSKTSSFPSSTTRHLSHRANNFQRHPKRRKLIRPSPPPPPNTPCPLEQLDLSELPPRRAFHELLFNGCILFGIEFSYAMETAYVTPVLLQMGLPDQFYSLVWFISPILGFLLQPFLGAWSDRCTSRFGRRRPFIFALAIGALLGLTLVLNGRDIGSAVADTTIDHKWGIVLTVCGVVLMDFSADSADNPSHAYMMDVCSPEDQDRGLNIHALLAGLGGGFGYIVGGINWDQTEFGRSMGGQLRVIYLFTSITLVAATAMTLTSIPERTLPQSQPQTRSARNLKSPNLPLPLSPPPPPGAVLDDEDEEDALFSSQFSNRPYQDPLGRSSSANARLYAGLTSPISPLSPLTPKYGSFISRDNSLTGINEFASSFGTSYIDRVLIECYTGQQTPQPLESGAVALPLPPGNTPPPQGVSRSSETLGTNDVVQQNKLSQPNGEMLAIQELPANEQKQPNEDQLVEVQQGASGLQRGSSLGILKRPQSLALMEDPLIDPSNGLDNGRRRTVTFSQQVANILLNGMRYESDLSSSSETADSQMSIKLLCTAIYRMPPCLRSLCTNHFLGWLSFEGMLLFYTDFMGEVVFGGDPKAPHDSEAYQRYNAGVSMGCWGMCIYAFSAAFYSAILEKLEERFSLRSLYFFAYLAFGLGTGLATLSTNLYVVLSLCVTYGVLFSSLCTLPYSLLCDYYQSPQFCGSSEDGTRRGMGVDISLLSCQYFLAQILVSVAMGPLTSLVGGAQGVMYFSSLMSFVGCLYSSLCVVYQLPPPEGEPPLSETQPLLAERTLRPAYE; encoded by the exons ATGTCTTCTGGAATGGGCACCCCGAGCGACCCCTTGTTGTCCAGCCCTGTAGGAGGGAAGTTTGGGACCGTTCAGGATAGCACTTGGAGACCTACATTATCTAAGACGTCCAGTTTTCCATCATCCACTACACGGCACCTCAGTCACAGAGCGAACAATTTTCAGAGGCACCCCAAACGAAGGAAACTTATCCGACCGTCTCCGCCTCCACCTCCGAACACTCCGTGTCCTCTGGAACAGCTGGACTTGAGCGAGCTGCCTCCAAGACGCGCTTTCCATGAACTTCTCTTCAATGGCTGTATTTTGTTCGGTATTGAGTTCAGCTACGCTATGGAGACGGCGTATGTCACACCTGTACTTTTACAGATGGGCTTGCCCGATCAGTTTTACAGTCTTGTTTGGTTTATCAGTCCAATTTTAG GATTTCTGCTTCAGCCATTCCTTGGAGCTTGGAGCGATCGATGTACATCTCGGTTTGGTCGCAGGAGACCTTTTATCTTTGCCTTGGCGATAG GAGCTCTGCTGGGTCTCACACTGGTACTGAATGGACGGGACATTGGATCGGCTGTGGCGGACACCACCATCGATCACAAGTGGGGCATCGTGCTGACGGTGTGCGGCGTGGTTCTGATGGACTTTAGTGCTGATTCGGCTGACAACCCCAGTCATGCGTACATGATGGATGTGTGTAGCCCGGAGGACCAAGACAGAGGCTTGAATATACATGCTCTACTTGCAG GTCTTGGAGGCGGGTTCGGCTACATCGTGGGTGGCATTAACTGGGACCAAACTGAGTTCGGAAGGTCGATGGGTGGCCAGCTCCGGGTCATATACCTGTTCACCAGCATCACCCTTGTCGCCGCCACGGCTATGACCCTCACGAGTATTCCTGAGCGGACTCTACCGCAATCTCAGCCTCAAACGAGAAGCGCCCGAAACCTCAAGAGCCCCAACCTTCCCTTACCTCTGTCCCCGCCCCCACCTCCTGGAGCAGTCTTGGATGATGAAGATGAAGAGGATGCACTATTCAGCAGCCAGTTCTCCAACCGTCCTTACCAGGATCCTTTGGGCCGTTCGAGCAGTGCCAACGCGCGCCTCTATGCGGGTCTCACCAGCCCCATCTCCCCCTTGAGTCCTCTCACCCCCAAATACGGCAGTTTTATCAGTCGAGACAACTCGCTCACGGGCATCAATGAGTTCGCTTCCAGTTTTGGCACCTCTTATATAGACAGAGTATTAATTGAATGTTACACTGGACAGCAGACTCCCCAGCCATTAGAATCTGGAGCAGTTGCTCTGCCTTTGCCACCAGGGAACACGCCCCCTCCCCAAGGGGTGTCCCGATCAAGTGAAACGCTTGGTACGAATGATGTTGTGCAGCAAAACAAACTCTCACAGCCTAACGGAGAGATGTTGGCAATTCAAGAGTTGCCAGCAAATGAGCAAAAGCAACCTAATGAGGACCAACTTGTCGAGGTCCAACAGGGTGCCTCAGGGTTACAGCGAGGTAGTAGCTTAGGAATACTGAAACGTCCTCAGAGTCTGGCCTTAATGGAGGACCCACTTATTGACCCAAGCAATGGGCTGGATAACGGTCGTAGACGCACCGTCACCTTCAGTCAGCAG GTGGCAAATATCTTGTTGAATGGGATGCGCTATGAGAGTGACCTCAGTAGCAGTAGTGAGACAGCAGACAGTCAAATGTCAATCAAACTGCTCTGTACCGCCATCTACAGGATGCCTCCGTGTTTACGAAGCCTGTGCACCAACCATTTCCTGG GCTGGTTATCGTTTGAGGGGATGTTGCTCTTCTACACTGACTTTATGGGTGAAGTCGTATTTGGGGGCGACCCAAAGGCCCCTCACGATTCAGAGGCATATCAGCGCTACAACGCGGGCGTCAGCATGGGCTGCTGGGGCATGTGCATCTATGCATTCAGTGCTGCGTTTTATTCAG CCATTCTCGAGAAGCTGGAGGAGAGATTCTCTCTGCGTTCGCTGTATTTTTTTGCCTACCTGGCCTTTGGATTGGGCACAGGACTGGCCACTCTCTCCACTAACCTGTATGTGGTGCTGTCTCTTTGTGTTACCTATGGGGTCCTCTTCTCTTCTCTGTGCACGCTGCCTTACTCTCTGCTCTGCGATTATTACCAGAGCCCTCAG TTCTGCGGTTCATCAGAAGACGGGACCAGGCGTGGTATGGGTGTTGACATCTCCCTGCTCAGCTGCCAGTACTTCCTGGCGCAGATCTTGGTTTCCGTGGCGATGGGTCCTTTGACATCGCTGGTGGGTGGGGCCCAGGGCGTGATGTACTTTTCGAGTCTGATGTCATTTGTGGGCTGCCTGTATTCCTCACTGTGTGTGGTGTACCAGCTGCCACCACCCGAGGGTGAGCCTCCACTGAGTGAGACCCAACCGCTACTG